Proteins encoded within one genomic window of uncultured Desulfobacter sp.:
- a CDS encoding branched-chain amino acid aminotransferase, with amino-acid sequence MEVKVTRVSQPGTRPKDEDLGFGTVFTDHMFVMDYEKDKGWVNARIEPFGDFSMSPASMVLHYGQAVFEGLKAYKTADGQIQLYRARDNFARMNRSSQGLCIPEIDIDFVMDALKQLLKIEEAWIPETPGTSLYIRPTIVATDPYLGVRASYTYKFFIILSPVGSYYSQGLQPVKIWVCEDHVRAVRGGVGEFKTPGNYAASLLAGEKAKKEGYNQVLWLDGIELKYIEEVGAMNIFFLINDELVTPMLNGSILPGITRFSVIELAKKWGIKVSERKISIDEVIAAADNGTLQEMFGSGTAAVVSPVGELRYKDKVINIGDGNPGETCMKFYNAVTDIQYGKAEDTEGWIEVVE; translated from the coding sequence ATGGAGGTTAAAGTTACCCGGGTATCTCAACCAGGAACCCGCCCCAAGGATGAAGACCTGGGATTTGGTACGGTATTCACCGACCATATGTTTGTCATGGATTATGAAAAGGACAAGGGATGGGTCAATGCCCGCATTGAACCCTTCGGCGATTTTTCTATGTCGCCGGCAAGCATGGTGCTGCATTACGGGCAGGCAGTGTTTGAAGGCCTGAAAGCCTATAAAACAGCAGATGGACAGATTCAGCTCTACCGGGCCCGTGATAATTTTGCCCGCATGAACCGTTCCAGCCAGGGCCTTTGCATTCCTGAAATTGATATCGATTTTGTCATGGACGCGCTGAAACAACTGCTTAAAATTGAAGAAGCCTGGATTCCTGAAACTCCGGGAACCTCTTTGTACATCCGGCCCACCATCGTGGCCACCGATCCTTACCTGGGTGTCCGGGCATCCTACACATACAAGTTTTTTATCATTCTCTCACCTGTGGGATCATACTATTCCCAAGGTCTGCAGCCTGTAAAAATCTGGGTCTGTGAAGACCATGTCAGGGCTGTCCGCGGCGGTGTCGGCGAGTTCAAAACCCCGGGCAACTATGCAGCCAGCCTTCTGGCCGGAGAAAAGGCCAAAAAAGAAGGGTATAATCAGGTCTTGTGGCTCGATGGTATAGAGCTTAAATATATTGAAGAAGTCGGGGCCATGAATATTTTCTTTCTCATCAATGACGAACTGGTTACCCCGATGCTCAATGGCAGCATCCTGCCGGGCATTACCCGTTTTTCAGTCATTGAACTGGCTAAAAAATGGGGCATAAAGGTCAGCGAACGCAAAATCAGCATAGATGAAGTCATTGCCGCGGCCGACAACGGCACCCTGCAGGAAATGTTCGGTTCCGGAACCGCAGCTGTTGTGTCCCCTGTGGGAGAGTTGCGCTATAAAGATAAAGTCATTAATATCGGCGATGGAAATCCCGGTGAAACATGCATGAAATTTTATAATGCCGTCACTGACATTCAGTACGGAAAAGCTGAAGATACTGAAGGCTGGATTGAAGTAGTAGAGTAA
- a CDS encoding XRE family transcriptional regulator, protein MAKKKEVTHVGVRIKRARLDKKLSLDAMANETGLSKDFIKKIESGEQRPSVGTLLQLSRTLQLASGFLLNESDDSVEARADAYTKRTDNYAYTPLSHGAENNHLKAFRIVVEAGARHEGVSFQHEGEEFAYVLDGEVEIQVGDHINVLKTGESLHFNSGIKHDLRNIGDHDAELIVVVYAP, encoded by the coding sequence ATGGCTAAAAAGAAAGAAGTTACCCATGTAGGCGTCCGGATCAAGCGTGCCAGGCTGGATAAAAAACTCAGCCTAGACGCCATGGCCAATGAGACCGGGCTGTCAAAAGATTTTATTAAAAAAATTGAAAGCGGAGAGCAGCGGCCATCAGTGGGAACGCTGCTCCAGCTCTCACGTACCCTTCAACTGGCTTCCGGCTTTTTGCTCAATGAGTCGGATGATTCAGTGGAAGCCCGGGCCGATGCCTATACCAAGCGCACGGATAATTATGCGTATACGCCGTTGTCGCACGGTGCTGAAAACAACCACTTAAAGGCTTTTCGCATCGTTGTAGAAGCCGGTGCCAGACATGAAGGCGTTAGCTTTCAGCACGAGGGCGAAGAATTTGCCTATGTGCTGGACGGTGAAGTTGAAATTCAGGTGGGGGACCATATCAATGTCTTGAAAACAGGGGAATCCCTTCATTTTAATTCAGGGATCAAGCATGACCTGCGCAATATCGGCGATCACGATGCCGAACTGATTGTCGTGGTCTATGCGCCTTAA
- a CDS encoding acyl-CoA dehydrogenase produces MLFKLTDEQVMIQNMVREFSRKVIAPTAAERDKTREFPADNFKQMGELGLMGMMVPEEFGGEAADAVSYVLALSEIAYSCASTSVVMSVQNSIVCESLNKFGTKAQKQEFLVPLASGEIIGAFALTEPDAGSDPVSQTTTAAKDGDEYVIDGTKRFITSGENSSVVLVTAKTDETRGHKGISCFIVPKTTPGLVVGHHEDKMGLRASDTTDLIFENCRIPAANILGKEGDGFKIAMSGLDSGRIGIAAQSLGVAQAAFDAAVKYAKKRKQFGAPITKHQAIRFQFADMATKIEAARQLILSAASMKDRGEKFTKEASMAKLFASEMVQEVTAQAIQIHGGYGFTKDYPVERFYRDARVFTIYEGTSEIQRIVISNAVLKDKRKL; encoded by the coding sequence ATGTTATTCAAGTTAACTGATGAGCAGGTGATGATCCAGAATATGGTGCGTGAATTTTCACGCAAAGTCATCGCCCCCACCGCTGCTGAACGGGACAAAACCCGGGAGTTTCCCGCAGACAATTTCAAACAGATGGGGGAGCTTGGCCTGATGGGTATGATGGTACCCGAAGAGTTTGGCGGGGAAGCTGCAGATGCGGTTTCCTATGTGCTGGCCCTGTCTGAAATCGCATATTCATGCGCATCCACCTCCGTCGTCATGTCGGTTCAAAATTCCATCGTGTGCGAATCGCTCAATAAGTTCGGCACAAAAGCTCAAAAGCAGGAATTTCTCGTACCCCTGGCCTCCGGGGAGATCATCGGGGCCTTTGCCCTGACCGAACCCGATGCCGGGTCTGATCCGGTGAGCCAGACCACCACAGCCGCCAAGGACGGTGATGAGTACGTGATTGACGGCACCAAACGTTTTATTACGTCCGGTGAAAACAGTTCCGTGGTCCTTGTCACGGCCAAAACAGACGAAACAAGGGGACATAAGGGCATATCCTGTTTTATTGTCCCCAAGACCACGCCCGGTCTCGTTGTAGGACATCACGAAGACAAGATGGGGCTGCGGGCATCGGACACCACGGATCTGATTTTTGAAAATTGCCGGATACCGGCGGCCAATATCCTGGGCAAGGAGGGGGATGGATTCAAAATCGCCATGTCCGGCCTGGACAGCGGCAGGATCGGCATTGCTGCCCAGTCCCTTGGCGTGGCCCAGGCCGCCTTTGATGCCGCCGTCAAATATGCCAAGAAACGCAAGCAGTTCGGCGCGCCCATTACCAAACACCAGGCCATTCGTTTTCAATTTGCGGATATGGCCACAAAGATTGAGGCGGCACGGCAACTGATTCTTTCAGCAGCATCCATGAAGGACCGGGGAGAAAAGTTCACGAAGGAAGCCTCCATGGCCAAACTCTTTGCCTCTGAAATGGTGCAGGAAGTCACGGCCCAGGCCATACAGATCCACGGCGGATACGGATTTACCAAAGACTATCCTGTGGAACGGTTTTACAGGGACGCCCGGGTTTTTACCATTTACGAGGGCACCAGCGAAATTCAGCGTATTGTCATTTCAAATGCAGTGCTTAAGGATAAGCGCAAATTATGA
- a CDS encoding helical backbone metal receptor codes for MAFLKYLYPDRYLSIVCIVTVIFTGLCLESATASPARIQVQDSTGATLVFGQPPQRIVSLVPTASEILVTIEAGDLLKGATYHDVTLSGSDQREVVGGFFNPSYAHVKQVHPDLLIAAAFHDRIIEDAKKSGLKVFVYDTNTLDLAWAQMKTLGRITGHELQALDLVRKNIDNLAHVKAKLARAKVKHKRVMRLMGRDRIMTPGADTFQAEMIRAAGGLAPDFGKTGMIVPVPLEDWTRFNPQVIYGCGGDKRAAENFFSRPGWKDVDAVRNHQIYYLPCDLTCRASVHTSDFVAYLSSLIYTQEFANGKNDVHTSGIIDETLLEQDISKDFPYVKKASIINAYVFDYPNKTLALDLKTPMTVLSTLEGWRDNITTVGNHYTPPPTWMPGHLAGIDALGTRILDAIGKKADTTALLMTGADMGNLSIRTEKVKKIKVAALVTAGVMSNAVRMGTDEGMFYEPGTINILILTNMHLTPRAMSRTIISATEAKTAVLEDLDIRSSVSGATHPATGTGTDNIIVVAGQGTIIENAGGHSKMGELIAKAVYAGVKDAVEKQNGILAGRHVVQRLKERNISIYELTTKAQCNCGQKKSEFNSMVEHLLLNKEISGFMESALALSDAHERGQVKNFEAFDLWCGQMAKKIAGQPIEIMDLTREDHVPIVIKKALNAIMTGAKARIGEENE; via the coding sequence TTGGCATTTTTAAAATATTTATATCCCGATCGTTATCTTTCTATTGTTTGTATTGTCACGGTTATCTTCACGGGACTTTGCCTGGAGAGCGCTACAGCATCGCCCGCCCGGATTCAGGTGCAGGACAGTACCGGTGCAACCCTTGTTTTTGGTCAGCCGCCCCAAAGAATTGTCAGCCTTGTGCCCACGGCATCGGAAATACTTGTAACCATCGAGGCGGGGGACCTGCTTAAAGGGGCTACCTACCATGATGTAACGCTTTCGGGATCAGACCAACGAGAGGTTGTGGGCGGTTTTTTCAATCCTTCCTATGCCCATGTCAAACAAGTTCATCCGGATTTGCTCATTGCCGCCGCTTTTCATGACAGAATCATTGAGGATGCAAAAAAGTCCGGGCTGAAAGTGTTTGTTTATGACACAAACACCCTGGACCTGGCCTGGGCCCAGATGAAGACCCTTGGCCGGATCACAGGCCATGAACTCCAGGCCCTGGACCTGGTGAGAAAGAACATAGACAACCTGGCCCATGTCAAAGCAAAGCTTGCCAGGGCAAAGGTAAAGCATAAACGAGTGATGCGGCTCATGGGCCGGGACAGAATCATGACGCCGGGGGCTGATACGTTTCAGGCAGAAATGATACGGGCCGCGGGCGGCCTGGCCCCGGATTTCGGGAAAACCGGCATGATTGTGCCCGTACCCCTGGAAGATTGGACCCGTTTTAATCCCCAGGTGATATACGGTTGCGGGGGTGATAAGCGGGCGGCGGAGAATTTTTTTTCAAGACCGGGGTGGAAGGATGTGGATGCCGTGAGAAATCACCAGATCTATTATCTGCCCTGTGACCTGACCTGCCGGGCATCGGTTCACACGTCCGACTTTGTGGCCTATCTTTCCTCGTTGATTTACACACAGGAATTTGCCAATGGGAAAAATGATGTCCATACTTCCGGCATTATCGATGAAACGTTACTTGAACAGGATATCTCAAAGGATTTTCCATACGTTAAAAAAGCATCCATAATCAATGCGTACGTGTTTGACTATCCCAACAAAACCTTGGCCCTGGATTTAAAAACACCCATGACCGTTTTGTCAACCCTGGAAGGCTGGCGGGATAATATTACAACCGTGGGCAATCACTACACCCCGCCGCCCACCTGGATGCCGGGCCACCTGGCAGGCATCGATGCCCTTGGCACCCGCATCCTTGACGCCATCGGCAAAAAAGCCGACACCACGGCCTTGCTCATGACCGGAGCGGATATGGGCAACCTGTCCATCCGGACCGAGAAAGTTAAAAAGATAAAAGTCGCGGCCCTGGTTACGGCAGGCGTTATGTCCAATGCCGTTCGTATGGGCACCGATGAAGGCATGTTTTATGAACCGGGCACCATTAATATATTGATACTAACCAACATGCACCTGACTCCCCGGGCCATGTCCCGGACAATTATTTCGGCCACGGAAGCCAAGACAGCCGTGCTGGAAGATCTGGACATCCGTTCAAGCGTTTCCGGAGCGACACATCCGGCCACGGGCACCGGCACAGACAATATCATAGTGGTGGCCGGTCAGGGTACAATCATTGAAAATGCAGGCGGACATTCAAAAATGGGAGAACTCATTGCAAAGGCTGTATACGCAGGGGTTAAAGATGCCGTGGAAAAACAGAACGGAATCCTGGCCGGCCGCCATGTGGTTCAACGTTTGAAAGAACGAAATATCAGCATTTATGAACTCACCACCAAAGCCCAATGCAATTGCGGGCAAAAGAAAAGTGAATTCAACAGCATGGTGGAGCATCTGCTGTTGAACAAAGAGATTTCAGGATTCATGGAATCGGCCTTGGCGCTGAGCGATGCTCATGAGCGCGGGCAGGTGAAAAACTTTGAGGCCTTTGACCTGTGGTGCGGACAAATGGCAAAAAAAATCGCGGGCCAGCCCATTGAAATCATGGATTTAACCCGGGAGGATCATGTTCCCATTGTGATTAAAAAAGCGTTGAATGCAATTATGACCGGCGCTAAAGCCCGAATTGGGGAGGAAAACGAATAA